The nucleotide sequence atttaaatgtttcccctgaaaccactcaagtgttgctttagcagtatgcttagggtcattgtcctgctggaaggtgaacctccgccccagtctcaaatctctggaagactgaaacagatttccctcaagaatttccttgtatttagtgccatccatcattccttcaattctgaccagtttgaAAGTCCCTGACgatgaataacatccccacagaatgatgctgccaccaccatgcttcactgtgtggatggtgttctcggggtgatgtgaggtgttgggtttacGCCAGGCATAGCGTTTTCcttcccacatgccttttggcaaacaccaaacgcgtttgcccagctctgtggagtgtatgacttaaagtggtcctatggacagatactccaatctccgctgtggagctttgcagctccttcggggTTATTTTTGGTCTCTTTGCTGCCTCTCTGAATAATGCCCTCCTTGTCTGGTCTgtaagttttggtgggcggctcactcttggcaggtttgttgtggtgccatatttttTCTTTTTATATattggatttaatggtgctccgtgggctgttcaaagtttctgatatttttttataacccaaccctgatctgtacttctccacaaattTGTCCCTGACCTATTtcgagagctccttggtcttcatggtgccgcttgcttggtggtgccccttgcttagtggtgttgcagactctggggcctttcagaacaggtgtagatatactgagatcatgtgacacttagattgcacacaggtggactttatttaactaattatttgacttctgaaggtaattggttgcaccagatcttatttgggGTCTTCATAGAAAAAGGTGTGAATACATATCCACGCaccacttttttatttttttatttcacagttattttttaaatttcacttcactaattcggactattttgtgtatgtccattacatgaaatacaaattCAAATCAATTTcaatgacaggttgtaatgcaacaaaataggaaaaacgccaagggggatgaatagttttgcaaggcactgtaagttcattagagataccagcctcagagattgcagcccaaatcaaTTCTTAAGAGAgttcaacagacacatctcaacatcaactgttcagaggagactgtgtgaatcaggccgttgtggtggaattgctgcaaagaaaccactactaaaggaccaataataagaagagacttgcttgtacCAAGAAGCACGAGCAAaagacattagaccagtggaaatgtgtcctttggtctggagtccaaattggagatttttggttctaaccactgtctttgtgagacgcggtgtgggtgaacggatgatctctgtatgtgtatttcccaccgtaaagcatggagcaggaggtgtgatggtgtgggggtgcttagaattcaaggcacacttatccAGCATGGCTACGACAGCGTTCTGCAGctatacgccatcccatttggttgGCGTTTAGTAggtctatcatttgtttttcaacaggacaatgacccaccacacctccaggctgtgtaagggctatttgaccaataaggagagtgatggagcgttgacctggcctctacaatctcCCGCTCTCAAcctgagatgttttgggatgagtcggacctcagagtgaaggaaaagcagccaacaagtgctcagcatatgtgggaactccttcaagactgttggaaaagcattccaggtgaagctggttgagagaatgccaagtgtgcaaagctgtcatcaaggcaaagggtggctatttgaagacaAACACATCATTTGATGTTTACTGATTTTTTTTCTAAAGTTGGCGCTAGGTTTGGGCTAACaaaacattttaaattcagttAACACTTTAACCGAAAAGGTTAGTAAACTAAAATAGGCTGTGGAACCAGTTACTTAATAATAATTAGTTGAAACAACTGTATATTTTTTTACGGTGTGTCCATCAACTATAAATAGAATAGAGTAAGATCCTTATCTCCGTGTAACAGTTTCACAATGAAAAAGAAACGTACATTCTGTACACACTAGTGTatgcaaaacaaaaacattaaaaaaaacacatcaTCATGTTAGGAAATAATAATAGATTATTGATATGattgggcaaaaactggttgaatcaactttgtgtccatgtcatttcaaccccAAAAATCTGTTAGATGGCGTCGAATCAACATGGAAcagattggatttgcaaaaagtcctCAAGGTAAGGGCATTATGCACCCCCcatttttaacctaaatccagagtgacatggtgaaatgttttgttgatgtcATGTTGAATTCACGGtggttgacaactcaaccaatgTAAATCCAAACTAGACGCttaactgacgtctgtgcccagtggataATGTCATAGCCAGCCAATGTACAGAAGTAATGGTTTCAGTCGAGTCTGGTTTGGATAGCTCTTACTAATGGTGTTGCGGATCTGAAATGCAACGGTCAGTCGCGAAGGGAATAACGCGCAATGCTCCGCGAGCCACCATAATCCCCAAATGGGAGCCCTTGCGAAACACAAATAACAAATCAGCTGTATTCACAATTTATTATAATCGGCTTAAGTATATATGACATATTAAACCTGAATTTGAGTATTGCGCAACGTTAGCTACTGTGTAAAAATTGTGTGTCCTATACGGTGTCCCCATAATACCATCATTACATAAAGGTTTATCGTGCCTTAAATTGCATCATATGAATGCATTTACACATATAACACCACACAAGGGTATCTGTATTGTATGATGTATTGTATAGAGCAATAATGCAAACAAAATAGGACATGGAAGACATATGTTCAGGATATGCAAAATCTGAAGCGTAAGAGTTTATGGAAAGCTTTTTTAAAGTCTTCATTGGACATGGTATATATAATTGGATTGATTAACGAGTTGAGATAACCAAGCCAGGTGAAAAAGTCAAACATCTCGGGGTAAAAACAAGTTTCACAGGCGGCCACCACTAGGGTGTATATGAAAAAGGGCAACCAGCATATAATATAGGCGCCTAATATTATTCCCAATGTTTTGGTCGCTTTCCTCTCTCTAGCAGCTGAGATCTTTTTCTTCTCCAAAAGTGCGTCGGACACGGTTACTTTCACATGGTTCTTACTTGCCAAGGACCCCGTGTCACTGAAGTGGGTATCGTGTATTTTACACTGAGAAGATGATGTCGATGCCACAGATCCAGGGGAGTTGGTGATCAGGTGCACTGAAGTGAGTCTTTTCCCTACCTTTTTGGGTGACTGTTTCAAAATGATCTTACGTGCTTCTAAGTATATCCTTCCATAAAGCACAATAAGCAGCAGAGTAGGGATGTAGAATGCTCCAAACGTGGAGTAAATAGTGTAGAAAATGTGATCCGTGTTGACATTGCATTCAGTTAACTCCTCCGCTTTCACCTGGCGCCAGAAAAGCGGGGGCAGGGAGATGGAGATAGCGATGACCCAGGCGGTCACGATCATTCCCGCAGCGCGCGCTGGCGTGCGCTTTTTGGAGTACTCAACGGCGTCTGTTATTGCCCAGTATCGATCCAAAGCGATTACGCATAAGTGAAGGATAGAAGCAGTGCAACATGTTATATCTGAGGATAACCAAATGTCACATGTAACTTGTCCCAAAGTCCAGGTGTGACTCACCGTGTACAGGACGCATATGGGCATCACCAGAATGGACACCAAGAGGTCGGTGACAGCTAGAGACGCTATGAGAAAGTTTGCTGGAGTGTGCAATTTCTTAGACTGATAAATCGTTGCAATGACAAATGCGTTGGATAAAGTAGTAGCGAGTGTGACAACGAAGAGAATCACTGCCAACCCGGTTTGATAAGCCAAACTCTCATCATTTTCATCAAGCTCTGGAGATTCTGTCCCATTGGTATCGTTTGTGATATTCATAATTTGTCCATATAATGCAGGCTGGAGTTGACTTGAACGCTCCATCCCCTTAGTCGTCTTTCTCCATCACTGATTGATTCCTCATTTTGAAACAGTGTGGTCAGTCCAAAGAGAAAGGATATTCTTCTTATGTTGCCAAGTCTCTAACATCCATTTTTTCTTAATGAATTTCAATCAATCTAGTCAAGTATTTTGGGACAGGAAAACATTGTTGTCCGTTTCTTCTTCATTTTTTTTCCATTGCAGAAGCGACCCTATGATAATTGTTGATGTAAAAAAAAGGATTTTGAAGTAAATATCCATTATGTTCTCTGGAGAATGTATAGCAACGTCTGTCCTCAACTGTTTTAACAGTTTAGCTATCTAAACAAAATAAATAGTATGTATATAGAAAGTTTATCAAAATAAACATTGAGACTGATGAAAGACCAATGACTTGCAGCCATTTGACAAATGTTGCAACTGCAAGCTTACCATTTGCATTGTAATCCTTGTCTCCTGGAGTTGTTTTACAGGCTGCTTCAGTTGAATGGTGAGGAGACCTCCACTCTTGGTTTTATACAGCTGCTGCAGCCTGCCTCTGACAGCAAACATTAACATGCAGCATTGATCACAGGGATTCTTCTGGAGAGGTGAGCACATCTCCACTGGGTCATAGTGCCCTGCTATTTATACCTGTCACCATGAGTCATGTATTTGCCCTTTATCATTAATATCCATGTTTACTAGACCTATATTGAACCTGAACAACACATAAACGATAGACTACTAGAAATAAAACAATTTCAACATAGAATAGATCCATCACTTCCTACATCTGTCAAATCATTGGCCACTCATGGTCTGAGTAAATACATTACCAGAGGCATTGTATACCTTTACTGCATTTAGACAATAGGCCTACATATCACATCAAATCATTAATTTAATTTCCAACACATATAGTAGGCTACAATGTTCTTAAACATCATAAAAGTCAACACCAGCCAACTCCTCCATTATATGAACAAATAATGAATATCACAAACGATACCAATGTGAGGATTGCTGGGCGATAGTTTGCAGGGGGCTATGCACCCCATCAAGAAGTTGGAGAATTTAGcattttccaaacacctgaaacagcttttccttcaatctagagccataatcattatgcttaattc is from Oncorhynchus masou masou isolate Uvic2021 chromosome 32, UVic_Omas_1.1, whole genome shotgun sequence and encodes:
- the LOC135526988 gene encoding 5-hydroxytryptamine receptor 1B-like translates to MERSSQLQPALYGQIMNITNDTNGTESPELDENDESLAYQTGLAVILFVVTLATTLSNAFVIATIYQSKKLHTPANFLIASLAVTDLLVSILVMPICVLYTVSHTWTLGQVTCDIWLSSDITCCTASILHLCVIALDRYWAITDAVEYSKKRTPARAAGMIVTAWVIAISISLPPLFWRQVKAEELTECNVNTDHIFYTIYSTFGAFYIPTLLLIVLYGRIYLEARKIILKQSPKKVGKRLTSVHLITNSPGSVASTSSSQCKIHDTHFSDTGSLASKNHVKVTVSDALLEKKKISAARERKATKTLGIILGAYIICWLPFFIYTLVVAACETCFYPEMFDFFTWLGYLNSLINPIIYTMSNEDFKKAFHKLLRFRFCIS